Genomic segment of Shewanella sp. OMA3-2:
AGGGAGTTGAATTATGCTTACCCAATGCTGGCGAAGATAAGTTCACTATTATTGATGCTAAAAATAAAGAGTACATGCACGTAACCCGCCAAGGCAAAGTGTGTCAATGTGATATACAAACAGCGGCATTCATCAAAAGTTATGTGGCGTTTTCTGGGCTAAACTTTACCCACGTATTAGTGCCGATGATGAAACAACACCAGGTGATGATTAACCCTGACCGTCCATTAGTTATTTACGAAAGTATGTCATTTCATCTTGATCATTTTGACTTTGACGACATCAGCCTGCATTTAATTGATCAGCAATTATTGATTAACGGCAAACGCGGCGATGTGACTCTCACCTTTGAATTACGCCATAATAAACGTGCTATTGGGACAGGGAAAAAAACCTTAGTGCTAAGTGGACTGCGTGAATACGATGAAGATAAAGCACAACAAATGTGTCTGAATTACGAGTCCCGCAAAGACACGCTATAACCCTTCAGCTTGCTTCTAAATGCGCTTACTCCATTATGGATAAGCGCGGGCTAACCTATTTGTGACAATAAAACCTTAAATTAAGGCATTGTTATTTATAAGTACGTTTCTATTTCATATTGTTTTTACACTTGGATCACCAACTAACTATCCACCTAAAACAACTATTGCTGTCCATACAGCTGAAATAGCCCCTTGCGCAAGATAAAGGCCAAGATAAATAATCATGTTAAAGGTCATTGTAAGACTGGAGGTAACGGGCGGATCTTAACGGTGAAAGGGAGATGCTGTACAATTTAAAAAAATATCAGTATAAGGTTGTCTTAGTGAACCTTATGGCCA
This window contains:
- a CDS encoding DUF3581 domain-containing protein; translated protein: MFLSPYYSKQDQSVFIAAQQASDFAKRVAGDFNPIHDVGAKRFCVPGDLLFALVLTEYGLSQNMTFQFAGMVGEGVELCLPNAGEDKFTIIDAKNKEYMHVTRQGKVCQCDIQTAAFIKSYVAFSGLNFTHVLVPMMKQHQVMINPDRPLVIYESMSFHLDHFDFDDISLHLIDQQLLINGKRGDVTLTFELRHNKRAIGTGKKTLVLSGLREYDEDKAQQMCLNYESRKDTL